A window from Polyodon spathula isolate WHYD16114869_AA chromosome 28, ASM1765450v1, whole genome shotgun sequence encodes these proteins:
- the LOC121302037 gene encoding cytochrome c oxidase subunit NDUFA4-like yields the protein MFRTMISQSKKHPSLIPLFIFIGTGAAGAGMYLTRLALRNPDVSWDRKNNPEPWNKLTPNSQYKFYAVNMDYSKLKKNGPDF from the exons ATGTTTCGGACCATGATTAGTCAGTCTAAGAAGCACCCCAGT TTGATCCCCCTGTTCATTTTCATTGGTACTGGAGCTGCAGGGGCAGGCATGTACCTCACTCGCCTGGCACTGCGTAACCCTGACGTCAG CTGGGACCGCAAGAACAACCCTGAGCCCTGGAACAAGTTGACACCCAATTCCCAGTACAAG TTTTATGCTGTGAACATGGATTACAGTAAACTGAAGAAGAACGGACCTGACTTTTAA